One window of Chamaesiphon minutus PCC 6605 genomic DNA carries:
- a CDS encoding GIY-YIG nuclease family protein: MGRPATGQGTNRYIPAKLLPTVNALLGGHSIGGIFAIKNTWNHQIYIASTIDITTVWQQHQSWLKQGQHPDPDLQRVWNIAGAEVFTFVVLDIVEDPKNLSDRELAWIESCAKLKRSKNER, translated from the coding sequence ATGGGCAGACCTGCGACAGGCCAAGGAACGAATCGTTATATTCCCGCAAAACTACTGCCAACTGTAAACGCGCTCTTAGGCGGTCATTCAATTGGTGGTATTTTTGCAATCAAAAATACCTGGAATCATCAAATTTATATAGCCAGTACGATAGATATCACCACAGTATGGCAGCAACATCAATCTTGGCTCAAACAAGGACAGCATCCAGATCCGGATCTCCAAAGGGTTTGGAACATAGCTGGAGCTGAAGTGTTTACGTTTGTGGTGCTAGATATCGTAGAAGATCCGAAGAATCTATCAGATCGAGAACTGGCTTGGATCGAATCTTGTGCGAAATTAAAGCGGTCTAAAAACGAACGATGA
- a CDS encoding tyrosine-type recombinase/integrase, translating to MSRPLNNYTFLNDSPIDGNNSARKLLDNPLIHQDIWHTIDDLGLNVNQHSRVMTISFNQVEQDWLKLLIKLYCLVRVERRIAAAAIRQDLCHINRFSRFIEQKSIFRSEQINGDLFDEFDFYLKSLKLSPATISGNYIALNNFFKICREEGWLEVDTYWFKGRQKRTKPKNDEIEYIPEEVWQQLDENLCHLPESLQRMVLVIRATGLRIGELLNLSIDCLRQRDRQWRLRFLTEKYQIVDEIPICEELVAVIKEQQKYINKYFSDSYHNLFASNTSGYRYTPTPRVMSGQTFNQQLNTLAKQQNICTNDGRVWHFSSHQFRRTLATVMTNAGVRDLIIQKYLRHRSPDMQNHYKHLLKEVLGAEYQELMKGSSYVNSTGKIILQHQPQNPITELVRRKMYQITTQHGECHRPVLKSPCQTINACWQCEHWLTSIDDLSTLQEDFQRVKTELDIAANLGMVRQQQILTTDRNNLMIRIEVLETIDDRD from the coding sequence ATGAGTAGACCGCTTAATAATTATACATTTTTAAATGATTCACCAATTGATGGCAATAATTCAGCTAGAAAGTTACTCGATAATCCATTGATTCATCAGGACATCTGGCATACGATTGATGACTTAGGATTAAACGTCAACCAGCACAGTAGAGTTATGACGATTAGTTTCAACCAGGTCGAACAAGATTGGCTGAAATTATTAATTAAACTATACTGCCTAGTCAGAGTCGAACGACGAATTGCAGCAGCAGCCATTAGGCAAGATCTTTGCCACATTAATAGGTTTTCTCGTTTCATCGAACAGAAATCTATTTTTAGATCCGAACAAATCAATGGAGATTTATTTGATGAATTTGATTTCTACCTGAAATCCTTGAAATTGTCTCCAGCAACCATATCTGGTAACTACATAGCATTAAATAACTTCTTCAAGATCTGTCGAGAAGAGGGCTGGCTGGAAGTTGATACCTATTGGTTTAAAGGCAGGCAGAAAAGAACCAAACCGAAAAATGACGAGATTGAGTATATCCCTGAAGAAGTATGGCAACAGCTAGACGAAAATTTATGTCACTTGCCTGAATCATTACAACGTATGGTATTGGTTATTAGAGCAACTGGATTGAGAATTGGAGAACTACTCAATCTCTCTATAGATTGCCTGCGCCAAAGAGATCGACAATGGCGGTTGAGATTTTTGACAGAGAAATATCAAATTGTAGACGAAATACCTATCTGTGAAGAACTAGTAGCAGTTATTAAAGAGCAGCAGAAATATATCAACAAATACTTTAGTGACAGTTATCATAACTTATTTGCTAGCAATACAAGTGGCTATCGGTATACTCCAACCCCAAGGGTAATGAGTGGACAAACTTTCAATCAGCAGCTTAACACACTAGCTAAACAGCAAAATATTTGTACCAATGATGGTCGAGTTTGGCACTTTAGTTCCCATCAATTTAGACGAACGCTAGCTACTGTAATGACGAATGCTGGAGTCAGGGACTTAATCATTCAAAAATACCTCAGACACCGTTCGCCAGATATGCAAAATCATTACAAGCATCTACTCAAAGAGGTATTAGGCGCAGAATATCAAGAGTTAATGAAGGGAAGTAGCTATGTTAATAGCACTGGTAAAATTATATTACAACATCAACCCCAAAACCCAATCACCGAACTAGTAAGGCGGAAGATGTATCAGATTACTACTCAGCATGGAGAGTGCCATCGTCCAGTATTAAAATCTCCTTGTCAAACAATCAATGCTTGTTGGCAATGCGAACATTGGTTGACATCTATTGATGATTTATCGACTCTTCAAGAAGATTTTCAACGAGTAAAAACTGAGTTAGATATCGCGGCTAATCTAGGAATGGTCAGGCAGCAGCAAATTTTAACTACAGACCGCAATAACTTAATGATTCGGATTGAAGTTTTGGAGACGATTGATGATAGAGATTAA
- a CDS encoding DUF6262 family protein, whose amino-acid sequence MSNSDTKQARVDNLQQVQAARKEDSAGRVFKAIERLQKIDGKINFTTVAKEANVSVSYLYKYPEIKQRIAEVRNKQRSFPTSPVAQPNSSSTGKIIARLKEKIQQLENENKELKRKNEALAGQVYRVHYLQEQVERQQQIIEDLHGKLKGEQTDSKVTPISSKRKSTIDEQIQSELDSLDIGLNPTLNKTIKAATESTVLAAIAALKDQLSKKDIPNPGGWLNKAIREGWTKPELIPQQSAKPEYQIVTTSERPTKELISFDKLQELSTIFKQKDE is encoded by the coding sequence ATGAGCAATTCAGATACCAAACAAGCTAGAGTCGATAATCTTCAACAAGTTCAAGCAGCCCGTAAGGAGGATTCAGCAGGTCGAGTTTTTAAAGCTATCGAACGTTTACAAAAGATTGATGGCAAGATTAACTTTACCACCGTCGCAAAGGAGGCTAATGTCAGTGTATCTTATCTCTATAAATATCCAGAGATTAAGCAACGCATCGCCGAAGTTAGAAATAAACAACGGTCATTCCCGACTTCACCAGTTGCACAACCGAACTCATCTTCTACGGGTAAAATCATTGCCCGTCTGAAGGAGAAAATTCAACAACTAGAGAACGAAAATAAAGAACTCAAGCGTAAGAATGAAGCACTTGCTGGTCAAGTCTACCGAGTCCATTACCTCCAGGAGCAAGTCGAAAGGCAGCAGCAGATTATCGAAGATCTACACGGTAAATTAAAAGGCGAACAAACAGATAGCAAAGTCACACCAATATCAAGCAAGAGAAAATCTACGATTGACGAACAGATTCAATCCGAACTAGATTCTCTAGACATCGGTTTAAATCCGACTCTAAATAAGACAATTAAAGCTGCTACTGAATCGACTGTCTTAGCTGCAATAGCAGCACTCAAAGATCAACTCAGCAAAAAGGATATTCCTAATCCTGGTGGCTGGTTAAACAAAGCTATTAGAGAAGGTTGGACTAAACCAGAACTAATCCCACAACAGTCAGCTAAACCGGAGTATCAAATAGTTACAACTAGCGAAAGACCAACTAAAGAATTAATCAGCTTCGACAAACTTCAAGAACTCAGTACTATTTTCAAACAGAAAGATGAATGA
- the dnaB gene encoding replicative DNA helicase, giving the protein MNDPIPPNNIEVEENILGGILLDPSAMGRVIDLLTPEVFYITAHSTIYRAALDLYHQDKPTDLLSIKTWLSNQKLLKQVGGEAKLIQLLERTVSAVNIDHLASLVVDKYKRRELIAAGHELVKLGHDTTIELESVFDQSEQKIFNLTTNKQDQFKPKVIGDCLAAVFTKISQGSEPAYPTGLDNLDTLIGGLIKQDLIIVAARASMGKTWLACHLTNHIATTQNKPVVFFSAEMSSEQLTKRLLSMHSGIDSHRLIHNTIYADEYETLKQALGTLGELPIIIDDTPAYALTPTKIRSVLRKIRHERGELGLVVLDYIQKLGDRAAGNRAQAVGKFSGAFKDIAKEFDVPFVALAQINRGVESQSNKRPGIADIKDSGDIEQDMECDSFALN; this is encoded by the coding sequence ATGAATGATCCCATTCCACCCAACAATATCGAAGTAGAAGAGAATATCTTAGGTGGTATTCTGCTAGATCCGTCAGCTATGGGTCGAGTTATTGACTTGCTAACTCCTGAAGTTTTCTATATTACTGCTCACTCTACTATTTACCGAGCAGCTTTAGATCTTTATCATCAAGACAAACCCACCGACTTATTGAGCATAAAGACATGGTTATCTAACCAGAAACTACTCAAACAGGTAGGCGGTGAGGCAAAATTAATTCAGCTATTAGAACGGACAGTTTCAGCCGTTAATATCGACCATCTTGCATCATTGGTAGTTGATAAGTACAAGCGGCGCGAATTAATTGCAGCGGGTCACGAGCTGGTGAAGCTAGGACACGATACGACTATCGAACTAGAATCGGTGTTCGACCAGTCAGAACAGAAGATATTTAACCTGACCACCAATAAACAAGACCAGTTTAAACCCAAAGTTATTGGTGATTGTCTGGCTGCTGTCTTCACCAAAATCTCACAGGGAAGCGAACCTGCATATCCTACTGGATTGGATAATTTAGACACTTTGATTGGCGGTTTGATTAAGCAGGATCTAATCATTGTTGCTGCTAGAGCGAGTATGGGTAAAACTTGGTTGGCTTGTCATTTGACGAATCATATTGCGACTACTCAAAACAAGCCAGTCGTTTTCTTCAGTGCGGAGATGTCTAGCGAACAGTTAACGAAGCGGCTGTTATCGATGCACTCTGGCATTGATTCTCATCGGTTGATTCACAATACAATCTATGCAGATGAGTATGAAACTCTAAAGCAAGCTTTGGGTACATTGGGTGAACTTCCCATCATCATTGACGATACTCCAGCTTATGCTTTGACCCCCACAAAGATTCGCTCTGTACTGCGGAAAATCCGCCACGAGCGGGGCGAATTGGGGTTGGTGGTGCTAGATTATATTCAAAAGCTGGGTGACAGAGCTGCGGGGAATAGAGCGCAAGCTGTGGGCAAGTTCTCTGGGGCGTTCAAGGATATAGCGAAGGAGTTTGATGTCCCCTTTGTGGCGTTGGCTCAGATCAACCGTGGAGTGGAGAGTCAGAGTAATAAGCGTCCTGGAATAGCTGATATTAAAGATTCGGGGGACATCGAGCAGGATATGGAGTGCGATTCGTTCGCTCTAAACTGA
- a CDS encoding tyrosine-type recombinase/integrase, whose protein sequence is MKLNIQKGIDPHTNEIVWLMLDDRYEVVEPIQRYLTYLSTGKSPNTVEAYAYDLKFWWKFLELKTLDWRNINLTDVEDFAYWLRVGDTTKVVSMQPVQAIRSEKTVNRAITAITGFYEYHIANGRVDFNQFDRFHMPYGIGTRGLLTGIAKSKPTRQKLVKLKEPKSFPGCLTDEQVATLVDACHRLRDKLIVLMLNGTGMRKGELLGLWIEDVGDCGDNYIRVVSRNNPNGARVKGQERTIPVVPELLKMYNDYLIYEYPAQKSNYVFVNIWEGNVGMPMKPDVLNTMFSRLGKKTGIHVYPHLFRHTYATRLLRSNYSPERVKHLLGHTSIQTTLDVYSHVIDEANLIEVIERENSGE, encoded by the coding sequence ATGAAGTTAAACATTCAGAAAGGAATCGACCCCCATACCAATGAAATCGTCTGGCTGATGCTCGACGATCGCTACGAGGTAGTCGAACCCATCCAACGTTATCTCACATACCTCAGCACTGGTAAATCTCCTAATACCGTCGAGGCATACGCTTACGATCTCAAATTCTGGTGGAAATTTCTCGAACTTAAAACTCTAGACTGGCGCAATATCAACCTAACTGACGTGGAAGATTTTGCGTACTGGTTGAGAGTTGGGGATACAACCAAAGTCGTATCCATGCAACCAGTGCAGGCAATCCGGTCTGAGAAGACCGTCAATCGAGCGATTACTGCCATTACAGGCTTTTACGAATATCACATCGCTAACGGTCGAGTAGACTTCAATCAGTTTGATAGATTTCACATGCCTTATGGGATTGGCACCAGAGGATTGCTCACGGGTATCGCCAAGAGCAAACCCACCAGACAGAAGCTAGTCAAGCTCAAGGAGCCGAAGAGCTTTCCAGGTTGCTTGACTGACGAGCAAGTAGCAACGCTAGTGGATGCCTGTCATCGCCTGAGAGACAAACTTATCGTCCTCATGCTCAACGGTACTGGAATGAGAAAGGGCGAGTTGCTGGGACTGTGGATTGAGGATGTTGGGGATTGTGGTGACAACTATATTCGAGTGGTTAGTCGCAATAATCCCAATGGAGCGAGGGTAAAGGGACAAGAGCGAACTATTCCGGTAGTACCAGAACTACTGAAAATGTATAACGACTATTTGATCTACGAGTATCCAGCACAAAAATCTAATTATGTGTTTGTGAACATCTGGGAAGGAAATGTCGGAATGCCGATGAAACCAGATGTTTTGAATACCATGTTTTCTCGACTGGGTAAAAAGACAGGAATCCATGTTTATCCTCACCTTTTTAGACACACCTATGCCACCAGACTACTCAGGTCTAATTACTCCCCAGAACGGGTGAAACATCTATTGGGACATACATCGATTCAAACAACCTTGGATGTTTATTCTCATGTAATTGACGAGGCAAATTTAATAGAAGTAATCGAACGAGAGAACTCTGGAGAATGA
- a CDS encoding ParB/RepB/Spo0J family partition protein translates to MSNRLARFAATREASPEVSIDIAQLQSRIAELEKAEITQLVDPQLLDRSPYQPRKHFDPIKMAQLTASVDAWGVLENVIVRLVVAGRYELVAGERRQLAAIAAKRQVPIKVMDLSDRDARRIALAENLNRVNLNPIEETWAILNLLAVDLEIDSTDEVKSVLYSLANVAKGVKSRENVSPKFNDQQTIVERILSEYGIKLLSFVKTKLPLIKLPDNVSDAIAAGLDHTKALAIAKVSDTAARDDLLRAAIEGGMPLTEIKKQIKSLQPQIEPQLPSPQLRVKNTITRVVAAKVWEHPDKWLEVQSLLERLEALCGEK, encoded by the coding sequence ATGTCTAACAGATTGGCTCGTTTTGCCGCTACTCGTGAGGCTTCGCCAGAAGTCTCAATCGACATTGCCCAGCTCCAGTCACGAATCGCTGAGTTGGAAAAAGCGGAGATTACTCAACTAGTCGATCCGCAGTTACTAGATCGAAGTCCTTATCAACCGCGCAAGCATTTCGATCCAATTAAAATGGCCCAACTGACAGCTAGTGTCGATGCCTGGGGCGTACTTGAAAATGTTATCGTGCGCTTAGTCGTAGCAGGTCGTTATGAATTAGTTGCGGGCGAACGGCGACAACTTGCAGCAATAGCCGCCAAGCGGCAAGTACCGATTAAGGTGATGGACTTATCCGATCGCGATGCGCGGCGGATTGCCCTAGCGGAGAATCTCAATCGTGTTAACCTAAATCCGATCGAAGAAACTTGGGCGATCCTTAATTTATTAGCAGTGGATTTAGAAATTGACTCTACAGACGAAGTAAAGTCCGTACTTTATAGTTTGGCGAATGTTGCCAAGGGGGTCAAATCTAGGGAAAACGTTTCCCCTAAATTTAACGACCAGCAAACGATCGTCGAGCGGATCTTGAGCGAGTACGGCATCAAATTATTGTCTTTTGTCAAAACCAAATTACCTTTAATTAAGCTTCCAGACAATGTTAGCGATGCAATCGCCGCAGGATTAGATCATACCAAAGCTTTAGCAATTGCCAAAGTTAGCGACACTGCTGCTAGAGACGATCTCCTTAGAGCGGCAATCGAGGGAGGAATGCCCTTAACGGAAATTAAGAAGCAAATTAAAAGCTTACAACCACAAATAGAGCCACAGCTACCTTCTCCTCAGCTTCGGGTCAAAAATACAATTACCAGGGTAGTAGCAGCTAAGGTATGGGAACATCCCGATAAATGGTTGGAGGTTCAAAGCTTACTAGAGCGGCTCGAAGCGTTATGTGGTGAAAAGTAG
- a CDS encoding ParA family protein, whose amino-acid sequence MKQTTIAVLSNSGGAGKSTLVRNLAYELDRSGLQVALLDLDPQHNLDLFCGLDVEIPMIDTIVGMLGEKYDRDWHLVPVPNEKNIHVCRGHLGMAELQNEFVARRGSEHILANKLKKKPLGHDVILIDCPATLGKICENAVVAADYVLIPLILQDKALTGLDGLLNWLKYLSDDLNLQPAPQVLGIVPYAYNEKSQTHRQCMEQLKFVAARARLRMFETIDNSLEIMNANGNGLAIGKFRPVHKTVEQFRNVCQQLLQTIG is encoded by the coding sequence ATGAAACAAACAACCATTGCCGTATTATCTAACTCTGGTGGAGCTGGCAAAAGTACGCTAGTACGCAATTTAGCCTACGAATTAGATCGATCTGGGCTACAGGTCGCGCTACTAGATCTCGATCCCCAACATAATCTCGATTTGTTTTGTGGGTTAGATGTTGAAATCCCAATGATCGATACTATTGTCGGAATGCTGGGCGAAAAATACGATCGAGACTGGCACTTAGTTCCCGTACCCAACGAGAAAAATATTCATGTCTGTCGCGGTCATCTGGGGATGGCGGAACTACAAAACGAGTTTGTAGCTAGACGTGGCAGCGAGCATATTTTAGCCAACAAACTTAAAAAAAAGCCGCTCGGTCACGATGTAATTTTGATCGATTGTCCCGCAACATTGGGGAAGATTTGTGAGAATGCGGTCGTGGCAGCCGACTACGTGCTCATCCCATTGATCCTCCAAGACAAAGCATTAACGGGGCTAGACGGATTGCTCAACTGGCTCAAATATCTAAGTGACGATTTAAACTTACAACCTGCCCCCCAGGTGCTAGGGATCGTACCCTATGCTTATAACGAGAAATCACAAACTCATCGACAGTGTATGGAACAATTAAAATTTGTAGCCGCACGCGCTCGATTACGGATGTTTGAAACAATCGACAATTCACTCGAAATTATGAATGCCAATGGCAACGGCTTGGCAATCGGCAAATTTCGGCCAGTACACAAAACGGTCGAGCAATTCAGAAATGTCTGTCAGCAACTACTACAAACAATTGGATAA
- a CDS encoding tyrosine-type recombinase/integrase has translation MKDEYIDWERDYHGEFICPECDAPGISARGIRKKSGKRHFGCPTCKKKQEESCEISIIKIEDPLNPGVNWYTNHRIGGFICPKCQAEDIYLTGIRFGKKRFQCKSCKHRQLDSLILSNVNVSHYSDNTSSAIKSFDWKDEQWDLRTINPNFDDRDRGIHLANFANIHPVWFKVEVKKYVKHLCKTGRSLSTIQQDLSTLRRFSRYLVRENISSFDEINRSLILDYLVREQKVNKLKLSGLRKLFTIGTTKGWFDIDQDIIRDADYPKQYQSNPDPISDQVREQVEQNLHLLPDPIARMWLIGYFSAMRPSELALLKRDCLVREGQHWKLIWHRKKTDDYHEIPISRTVAKVVQDQQEYIQNLWGDKWDYLFCHYHNLSKTDVSQPQLEPVTKVLPIHANHPLSVGIRTLITVLDIRDENGLLAKFQSKLLRSTRLTELFAQGHDLAVVSAWAGHKQFATTATHYTEVSCNLIEKETGHIQKALVNSNGHRILYESFPKSFWETPISHKLELTQTHVNTPIYGYCGLPLNQDCHKSRACYTCECFVATIEKLPQYINTLNELRAKLIKAMSVGQEVLVEQFGRQAEQLDKIIASLQQGAA, from the coding sequence ATGAAGGATGAATATATCGATTGGGAGCGGGATTACCACGGTGAATTTATTTGTCCAGAATGTGATGCTCCAGGTATTTCAGCTAGAGGAATACGTAAAAAATCTGGTAAAAGGCACTTTGGTTGTCCTACTTGTAAAAAGAAACAAGAAGAGTCATGTGAAATCAGCATAATTAAAATAGAAGATCCTCTCAATCCCGGAGTTAATTGGTACACCAATCATCGAATTGGAGGCTTCATTTGTCCTAAATGCCAAGCTGAAGATATTTATCTAACTGGCATCAGGTTTGGTAAAAAGAGATTTCAATGTAAAAGCTGCAAGCATCGTCAACTTGACTCACTGATTTTGAGTAATGTGAATGTTAGTCATTATAGCGACAACACTAGTTCAGCAATAAAATCATTTGACTGGAAAGATGAGCAATGGGATTTGAGAACGATTAACCCTAATTTTGATGACCGAGATCGAGGAATACATCTAGCCAACTTTGCTAATATTCATCCAGTTTGGTTTAAAGTTGAAGTTAAAAAATATGTTAAGCATCTTTGTAAGACTGGTAGATCTCTAAGCACAATCCAGCAAGATCTGTCTACACTCAGACGGTTCTCTCGCTATTTAGTTAGAGAAAACATATCTAGTTTTGATGAAATCAATCGTAGCCTTATCCTTGATTATCTAGTTCGAGAACAGAAGGTTAATAAACTTAAACTAAGTGGATTGCGAAAACTATTCACCATCGGAACGACTAAAGGTTGGTTTGATATCGACCAAGACATCATCCGCGATGCCGACTATCCAAAACAGTATCAATCCAATCCCGACCCGATATCAGACCAGGTAAGGGAGCAAGTAGAACAGAATTTACATTTATTACCAGATCCGATTGCTCGAATGTGGTTGATAGGTTACTTTTCTGCTATGCGTCCTTCAGAACTAGCCTTGCTCAAACGAGATTGTCTAGTTCGAGAAGGACAACATTGGAAATTAATCTGGCATCGAAAAAAGACTGATGACTATCATGAAATACCGATTAGTAGAACTGTTGCTAAAGTAGTCCAAGATCAACAGGAGTATATTCAAAATCTTTGGGGCGATAAATGGGATTACCTATTTTGTCACTATCACAATTTATCAAAGACTGACGTATCCCAACCTCAACTAGAACCAGTTACGAAAGTTTTACCAATTCATGCAAATCATCCCTTATCAGTTGGTATTCGCACTCTAATTACAGTCCTCGATATCCGCGATGAAAATGGTCTATTAGCCAAGTTTCAATCAAAATTACTCAGATCCACTCGCTTAACCGAACTATTCGCACAAGGGCACGATTTAGCAGTAGTTAGTGCCTGGGCAGGTCATAAACAATTTGCTACTACCGCTACCCACTATACCGAAGTCAGTTGCAACCTGATAGAGAAGGAAACTGGACATATCCAGAAAGCACTTGTTAACAGTAACGGTCATCGTATTCTCTATGAATCATTTCCTAAGTCTTTTTGGGAAACCCCCATTTCCCACAAACTCGAACTAACCCAAACCCATGTTAATACACCTATCTATGGTTATTGTGGTCTACCGCTTAACCAAGACTGTCATAAATCTAGAGCTTGTTATACCTGTGAGTGCTTTGTCGCTACTATTGAAAAACTCCCCCAATACATCAACACACTTAACGAGCTTCGAGCAAAATTAATTAAAGCTATGTCAGTAGGGCAGGAAGTACTGGTCGAGCAATTCGGCAGACAAGCAGAACAACTTGACAAAATCATTGCTAGTTTGCAACAGGGGGCAGCATGA